One region of Mucilaginibacter gotjawali genomic DNA includes:
- a CDS encoding sensor histidine kinase encodes MKLQTRYNYVNLATTVVVLLITGIIYYQAISWILTRQKDQDLKVEEQEIFEYVALNHHLPQTFESNDQQITFSEAKPGSIKREFINTEYYKRWDRDKGVKRHKHRSEGEYESGRGLITSVTVGDKYYKILIVESKVETEDLIRLIFTITIAVILLLLLVLLVTNRFILNRLWKPFYNIMKELRLFNVADTREIPKLETDIDEFDELNTVVVDMASRAKHDYKDLKIFTENASHELMTPIAVINSKLDTLIQTENFNERQSKLLNDLYSAVSRLNRLNQSLLLLVKIENRLLHEQQKINLRELTEEMVTQFEEIFQDKNLKVTCSLHDKEIYASPYLTEVLLSNLISNAIRHNYTGGEVVISLTGDSLMVQNTGNGAELNEEKIFTRFHKSSGSEGSGLGLTISKQICGNFGFSLKYSFEGVYHTFTAGF; translated from the coding sequence ATGAAGCTGCAGACCCGCTATAATTATGTAAACCTGGCAACCACCGTGGTTGTATTGCTGATTACCGGTATTATTTATTACCAGGCCATCAGCTGGATATTGACCCGGCAAAAGGACCAGGACCTTAAGGTTGAGGAGCAGGAGATATTTGAATACGTTGCGCTTAACCATCACTTACCCCAGACATTTGAATCAAACGACCAGCAGATCACTTTTAGCGAAGCCAAACCGGGTTCGATAAAACGCGAATTTATCAATACAGAGTATTACAAACGATGGGACAGGGATAAAGGCGTTAAACGGCATAAACACCGGAGTGAAGGCGAATACGAATCGGGGCGCGGGCTGATCACATCGGTAACGGTTGGTGATAAATATTATAAGATCCTGATTGTTGAATCGAAGGTAGAAACGGAAGACCTGATCCGGCTGATCTTTACCATTACCATTGCCGTTATTTTATTGCTGCTGCTGGTTTTGCTGGTGACCAACCGCTTTATTTTAAACCGCCTGTGGAAGCCTTTTTACAACATTATGAAAGAGCTGCGGCTGTTTAACGTCGCCGATACCCGCGAGATCCCCAAACTGGAAACTGATATTGATGAATTTGACGAATTAAATACGGTAGTGGTGGATATGGCCTCCAGGGCAAAACATGATTACAAGGACCTGAAAATATTTACCGAAAATGCCTCGCACGAATTAATGACGCCGATAGCCGTTATTAATTCCAAGCTGGATACACTAATCCAAACAGAAAACTTTAACGAAAGACAAAGCAAGTTGTTAAACGACCTGTACAGCGCAGTGTCACGCCTGAACCGGCTGAATCAATCTCTTTTACTACTGGTAAAAATTGAGAACCGCTTGCTGCATGAGCAGCAAAAGATCAATCTGCGGGAACTAACTGAAGAAATGGTCACGCAGTTTGAAGAGATCTTCCAGGACAAAAATTTAAAAGTAACTTGCAGTTTACATGACAAGGAAATTTACGCCAGCCCCTACCTTACTGAAGTTTTATTAAGTAACCTCATTAGCAATGCCATCAGGCATAATTATACTGGTGGCGAAGTAGTGATTAGTTTAACCGGCGATAGCTTGATGGTGCAAAATACCGGGAATGGAGCGGAGCTGAATGAGGAAAAGATATTTACCCGTTTCCATAAATCATCAGGATCAGAAGGCAGCGGATTAGGGTTAACGATATCAAAACAAATCTGCGGAAATTTTGGTTTCTCTCTAAAGTATAGTTTTGAGGGTGTGTATCATACGTTTACGGCTGGGTTTTAA
- a CDS encoding response regulator transcription factor: MKILIIEDEEGLRESIEEYFSEDGNICETAANYPAALSKISMYRYDCILLDITLPGGNGMDILKELKANNHPDGVLIISAKNSLDDRLDGLNLGADDYLVKPFHLSELKARVSAIIRRKTFNGSNLLLFNELNIDLLAKEVKVEHLPVKLTRKEYALLLYFIANKGKVVSKNAIAEHLWGDGIDMANNFDFIYSHIKNLRKKLMEAGCHDYIQAAYGMGYKFTE; this comes from the coding sequence TTGAAAATACTGATCATTGAAGATGAGGAAGGATTAAGGGAAAGTATAGAAGAATACTTTTCTGAAGACGGCAATATTTGCGAAACGGCTGCTAATTATCCTGCCGCGCTGAGTAAGATCAGCATGTACCGGTATGATTGTATTTTGCTCGACATTACCCTTCCGGGTGGCAATGGTATGGATATCCTGAAGGAACTTAAAGCCAATAATCATCCTGATGGCGTGCTTATTATCTCGGCAAAAAATTCCCTTGACGACCGGCTTGATGGCCTTAACCTTGGCGCCGACGACTACCTGGTAAAACCTTTTCATCTGTCCGAGTTAAAGGCGCGGGTATCGGCCATTATCCGCCGCAAAACATTTAACGGCAGCAACCTGCTGCTGTTTAATGAACTCAACATCGACCTGCTGGCTAAAGAAGTTAAAGTAGAGCATTTGCCCGTAAAGCTAACCCGTAAAGAATATGCACTGCTGCTTTATTTTATTGCGAACAAAGGAAAAGTAGTATCAAAAAATGCCATTGCTGAACATTTATGGGGTGATGGTATTGATATGGCCAATAACTTTGATTTTATCTATTCGCATATTAAAAACCTGCGCAAAAAATTAATGGAAGCCGGCTGCCACGATTACATCCAGGCCGCTTACGGCATGGGTTATAAATTTACCGAATAA
- a CDS encoding EamA family transporter, protein MWWIFALLSAFFAALTAIFAKVGIKGVDTDLATAIRTVVILLIAWAIVIFRGGEWSVSGLTKTNWIFLILSGCATGLSWICYFKALQLGKVSQVAPIDKLSVALAIILAVVFLKETLNIKQIIGALLIISGSIVLIFA, encoded by the coding sequence ATGTGGTGGATCTTCGCATTACTCTCGGCATTTTTTGCGGCGCTTACCGCAATTTTTGCAAAAGTTGGTATCAAAGGGGTTGATACCGACCTGGCAACAGCCATCCGTACCGTGGTAATATTGCTCATCGCCTGGGCAATTGTCATTTTCCGGGGTGGCGAATGGTCTGTAAGCGGCCTTACCAAAACCAACTGGATCTTTTTGATCCTGTCGGGCTGCGCCACCGGCCTTTCGTGGATCTGTTATTTTAAGGCATTGCAATTGGGCAAAGTTTCGCAGGTGGCGCCTATTGATAAGCTGAGCGTGGCCCTGGCCATTATTTTAGCAGTTGTATTTTTAAAGGAGACATTGAATATTAAACAAATAATAGGCGCCCTGCTGATCATCAGCGGAAGCATAGTATTGATTTTTGCATAA
- a CDS encoding C40 family peptidase has protein sequence MRTKLLTLIILFFAVIVCCNTAYARKKSSRAHKRRMARVAHLRYKINTRDFHPINFDTDSISGDNIVNFAQTLIGTPYRPATSDPAVGFDCSGFVHYVFKYFNVDVPRSSGDFIDVGEKIKMEDARPGDIIVFTSPTDRHRIGHVGIVLHNGGDDFTFIHSTSGKEYGVTITAMDDTYRRRFVQVIRVLKQNDIPGIIPPIALSF, from the coding sequence ATGAGGACAAAGCTATTAACCCTGATTATCCTTTTCTTTGCAGTTATTGTATGCTGCAATACCGCATATGCCCGAAAAAAATCTTCCAGAGCACATAAAAGAAGGATGGCCAGGGTTGCTCATTTACGTTATAAGATCAATACCCGGGATTTTCATCCCATCAATTTTGATACCGACAGTATTTCCGGTGACAACATCGTAAACTTTGCACAAACTTTAATTGGCACCCCTTACCGCCCTGCTACTTCTGATCCGGCAGTTGGCTTTGACTGCTCGGGCTTTGTGCATTATGTGTTTAAATATTTTAATGTTGACGTACCGCGTTCATCGGGCGATTTTATTGATGTGGGCGAAAAAATAAAAATGGAAGATGCCCGTCCCGGCGATATCATCGTTTTTACCAGCCCTACTGACAGGCACCGCATCGGGCATGTAGGCATTGTGCTCCATAACGGCGGCGATGATTTTACGTTTATCCATTCCACTTCCGGCAAAGAATATGGCGTTACCATTACCGCTATGGACGATACTTACCGCCGCCGCTTTGTTCAGGTGATCCGCGTATTAAAACAAAATGATATACCTGGAATCATTCCTCCAATCGCGTTAAGTTTTTAG
- a CDS encoding outer membrane beta-barrel family protein: MKIYLILFLLFALSFNLKAQNNTTNGKITGKVTDAVTKQPVDFATISVFKQGSTSPFNGGSTDPKGNFKIDNVAPGDYILTVDFIGYKQYKIAHAVVLSTNKNLALGEILLTPLQTQLKEVSVTATGPTVANKIDKLVYSPANDLTSQGGVALDVLQKVPMVSVDINGNVELMGNTNIQFLINGKPSTIFGASITDALQAIPASQIKSIEVITNPGAKYDAAGTGGIINIVLKDNNIQGVNGSVNLTAGTRLENGNFNINAKKGKIGVGAFFSGNENLTSATPSSGNRTSYSNTRDTVTNLGQNGVSNFKRSGYRSGFNINWDITPKDALSASVNFNHFGNNSNGYVNNFQTTSVGGLSIDTNSVNHSTSKFNNNSTDWSLFYKKTFSKKDQELDVLYNQSIGHNTNNYTQQQDYTNVPFPSSGSIGSNPGTDKETNIQIDYNQPVTEDFSIETGAKATIENIDNAVNTQMLSNGAYVANPFQTYSFTYSRKIYAYYLSTTFSLFHNFIDGKAGLRDEYTVSTSDFPNTTIPSYNILAPSFVLSHKIDKTQTIKFSYSYRLERPDYNGLNPFYNISDPHNISTGNPELKPEYGHNFELGYNKSFSNGANIYVAGFYRYNTNDIQSFTTFYPSFTIGDSTYTNVSLNQRYNIGREVTEGVNLFGSIPAGKFTFRSNMFFADRITSNPGSVQVSGLAYRINLNTSYEFAKTLAAEFFINYRSSQRGIQGTNPAFLFYNFAVRKQVLNKKASIGLTAANPFNQYVNVNSTTYGSNFNQNSLREIPLRSFGISLMYKFGKLEFKKDREQQDNAAPDEGGAGGGSK, encoded by the coding sequence ATGAAGATTTACCTCATATTATTTTTATTATTTGCCCTTTCGTTTAATTTAAAGGCCCAAAATAATACTACTAATGGAAAAATAACGGGCAAAGTAACTGATGCGGTTACCAAACAACCGGTTGATTTTGCTACCATAAGCGTTTTTAAACAAGGCAGCACCTCTCCTTTTAATGGCGGTAGTACCGATCCAAAAGGTAATTTCAAAATAGACAATGTTGCCCCCGGCGACTATATCTTAACCGTTGATTTCATCGGCTATAAACAATATAAAATTGCCCATGCGGTGGTTTTAAGTACCAATAAAAATTTGGCACTTGGCGAGATCCTGCTTACTCCGCTTCAAACACAATTGAAAGAAGTTTCGGTAACGGCAACCGGCCCGACCGTTGCCAATAAGATAGATAAACTGGTGTACAGCCCGGCAAACGATCTTACCTCGCAGGGCGGAGTTGCACTGGATGTGTTGCAAAAAGTACCGATGGTATCCGTTGACATCAATGGCAACGTGGAGCTGATGGGCAATACCAACATCCAGTTCCTCATCAACGGCAAACCCTCTACCATTTTTGGCGCCAGTATTACTGATGCCTTACAGGCCATACCTGCCAGCCAGATAAAAAGCATCGAGGTAATTACCAATCCCGGCGCCAAATACGACGCCGCAGGAACCGGTGGTATCATCAATATCGTACTGAAGGACAATAATATCCAGGGTGTTAACGGCAGCGTTAACCTGACGGCCGGTACACGTTTGGAGAATGGCAATTTTAATATTAACGCCAAAAAAGGTAAAATTGGCGTGGGGGCTTTTTTTAGCGGTAATGAAAATTTAACCAGCGCAACCCCAAGCTCAGGCAACCGTACTTCCTATAGCAACACGCGCGATACCGTTACCAATTTGGGCCAGAATGGGGTAAGTAATTTTAAAAGAAGCGGGTACCGTTCAGGCTTTAATATCAATTGGGATATCACGCCAAAGGATGCTTTATCCGCCTCTGTTAATTTTAACCATTTTGGTAATAACAGCAATGGTTATGTAAATAATTTTCAAACAACATCTGTTGGTGGCTTATCAATTGATACCAATAGTGTTAACCACTCCACCAGTAAGTTTAATAATAACTCAACTGATTGGAGCCTTTTTTATAAAAAGACCTTTAGTAAGAAAGACCAGGAACTGGATGTTTTATACAACCAGAGCATTGGCCATAATACAAACAATTATACCCAGCAGCAGGATTATACCAATGTGCCTTTTCCTTCCTCAGGTTCAATAGGCAGCAACCCCGGCACGGATAAGGAGACGAATATCCAAATTGATTATAACCAGCCTGTAACTGAAGATTTCTCTATTGAAACCGGGGCAAAAGCGACCATCGAAAACATTGACAACGCTGTAAATACGCAAATGCTGTCCAACGGGGCTTATGTAGCCAATCCGTTTCAAACTTATAGCTTTACCTACAGCCGGAAAATTTATGCGTATTACCTGTCAACTACGTTTTCCTTATTTCATAATTTTATTGATGGTAAAGCAGGCCTGAGGGATGAATACACCGTCTCGACGTCTGATTTTCCGAACACTACTATCCCTTCCTATAATATTTTAGCACCTTCTTTTGTACTGTCGCATAAGATCGATAAAACACAAACCATCAAATTCAGCTATTCATACAGGCTGGAGCGGCCTGATTACAATGGTTTAAACCCATTTTATAATATCAGCGATCCGCATAATATCAGTACCGGCAACCCCGAGCTTAAACCCGAATACGGGCATAACTTTGAATTGGGTTATAATAAATCATTTAGCAACGGGGCCAATATTTACGTTGCCGGTTTCTATCGCTACAACACAAATGATATACAATCATTCACTACTTTTTATCCCAGCTTTACCATCGGCGACTCTACCTATACCAACGTTTCGCTTAATCAAAGGTATAATATTGGCCGCGAGGTAACCGAAGGCGTGAATTTATTTGGATCGATTCCTGCCGGAAAGTTTACGTTCCGGTCGAATATGTTTTTTGCTGACAGGATCACCAGCAACCCCGGCTCCGTACAGGTTAGTGGCTTAGCCTATCGCATCAACTTAAACACCAGTTATGAGTTTGCCAAAACGCTTGCCGCCGAATTTTTTATCAATTACCGGTCGTCACAAAGGGGGATCCAGGGAACCAACCCGGCATTCCTGTTCTACAACTTTGCCGTGCGTAAGCAGGTATTGAATAAAAAAGCAAGTATCGGTTTAACCGCTGCCAACCCTTTTAACCAGTATGTAAACGTTAATTCAACAACTTACGGGTCTAACTTTAACCAAAATAGCCTAAGGGAGATTCCCCTTCGTTCATTCGGCATCAGCCTGATGTACAAATTCGGTAAGCTTGAATTTAAAAAGGACAGAGAACAACAGGATAACGCTGCACCGGATGAAGGCGGCGCGGGCGGAGGCAGCAAGTAA
- a CDS encoding YncE family protein: MKPTLKPFCMLFCAVCILPLFLSAQTKTGFHVIADYAVHSTGGWDYITADGLSGKVYVSHGMQVNILDAASGDSLGYIPNTQGVHGIAIAHDFNKGYTSNGRANNVSVFDLKTNQVIKTVTAGTNPDAIFYDDFSKKVYAFNGRSNDATVIDAATDNVVATIPLGGKPETGVSDGKGKVFVNIEDTGEEVEIDAATFKILNRWKLTGGEEPSGLAMDREANRLFIGCGGNQKMIVLDATNGTIVATFPIGRCDGTGFDPGLKLAYSSNGEGTITVVRELSADKFELVENITTEPGARTIGVDVVTHKIYLPTAQLKPVAPTADNPHPRPQQIPGTFHVVVVGK; this comes from the coding sequence ATGAAACCGACCCTTAAACCATTTTGCATGCTGTTTTGCGCGGTATGCATTTTGCCGTTATTCTTATCGGCACAAACAAAAACAGGCTTTCATGTTATAGCTGATTACGCCGTCCATAGCACCGGCGGCTGGGATTATATTACTGCCGATGGCTTATCCGGCAAGGTATATGTCTCCCATGGTATGCAGGTAAATATCCTCGACGCAGCCAGCGGTGACTCCCTTGGTTATATCCCAAACACCCAGGGCGTGCATGGTATAGCTATAGCACATGATTTTAACAAGGGCTATACCAGCAACGGCAGGGCCAATAACGTGAGCGTTTTTGATTTAAAAACCAACCAGGTGATAAAAACGGTAACCGCCGGCACTAATCCGGATGCTATTTTTTATGATGATTTTTCGAAAAAAGTGTATGCTTTCAATGGCCGCAGTAATGACGCTACGGTAATTGACGCTGCAACCGATAACGTGGTAGCCACTATCCCCCTTGGCGGCAAGCCCGAAACCGGTGTATCAGACGGTAAAGGAAAAGTATTTGTAAATATTGAGGATACCGGTGAAGAAGTGGAAATTGACGCCGCTACCTTTAAAATACTAAACCGCTGGAAATTGACCGGCGGCGAAGAACCCTCAGGCCTGGCGATGGACCGCGAAGCCAACCGCCTGTTTATAGGCTGCGGCGGTAACCAAAAAATGATCGTTCTGGATGCCACAAACGGCACTATAGTCGCCACATTCCCTATTGGTCGCTGCGATGGTACGGGCTTTGATCCGGGGCTTAAATTAGCGTATAGCTCAAACGGCGAAGGCACCATTACCGTAGTGCGTGAATTAAGCGCCGATAAATTTGAACTGGTAGAAAATATCACCACCGAACCTGGCGCACGTACCATTGGCGTTGACGTTGTTACCCATAAAATATACCTGCCTACAGCGCAATTAAAGCCGGTTGCACCAACAGCTGATAATCCGCACCCAAGGCCCCAGCAGATACCGGGTACTTTCCATGTAGTGGTGGTTGGGAAATAA
- a CDS encoding phosphatase PAP2 family protein, translated as MIFKKYQRQIVNFVLGSISAGFVALTILIIIFPHSFVDLKFSQEMQEHQNPFLDATMKTASWFGYFPGSAIVVLGGTLLFFIFKYRREALYVFLTSLSGLVSSVIKLLVNRPRPTSPDVRIVQKVYEQSFPSGHVLFYIVFFGFLIVLMYQLKTIGKVIRISVASFSALLIFAIPFSRIYLGAHWFTDVLGGFLLGMLCLYLLCIFYFRKTAANKQKAKS; from the coding sequence ATGATCTTTAAAAAATACCAGCGCCAAATTGTCAATTTTGTACTCGGCAGCATCAGTGCCGGTTTTGTGGCGCTTACCATACTTATTATCATTTTCCCCCATTCGTTTGTTGATTTAAAATTTTCGCAGGAAATGCAGGAGCACCAGAATCCATTTTTGGATGCCACAATGAAAACGGCAAGCTGGTTTGGCTATTTTCCGGGTTCTGCCATTGTTGTATTAGGGGGAACGCTGTTGTTTTTTATCTTTAAATACCGGAGAGAAGCATTATACGTTTTTCTCACTTCGCTATCCGGTTTGGTAAGTTCAGTTATAAAATTATTGGTAAACCGGCCCCGGCCAACCTCGCCTGATGTACGTATTGTGCAAAAGGTGTATGAACAAAGCTTCCCCAGCGGCCATGTGTTGTTCTATATCGTGTTTTTCGGATTTTTAATTGTGCTCATGTACCAATTAAAAACCATTGGTAAAGTGATAAGGATCAGCGTTGCTTCTTTCTCCGCCCTGTTGATCTTTGCTATACCTTTCTCGCGCATCTATCTTGGCGCCCATTGGTTTACCGATGTGCTGGGCGGTTTTTTATTGGGTATGCTATGCTTATACCTGCTTTGCATCTTCTATTTCCGAAAAACGGCGGCGAATAAGCAGAAAGCTAAAAGCTGA
- a CDS encoding MFS transporter yields MNEEAIPSRSPQQYRIGAAIFFFISGFGFSSWASRIPTIQNQLHLNDGQLGTVLFALPIGLMFTMPISNWLLSKYSSRAIMLSGSLFLCVILVLIGLANSMLQLIVVLFFFGSARNMMTLSINTQGVGVQALYSKSIMATFHGIWSMAGFAGAAVGLVMVYFNVAVPYHFLIISILLAVLTLYFINDTLYSKPKPQPRKPVFSLPDRYLLKFSLICFACMACENTMYDWSAIYFQKAVHADKTTSTAAFVIYLVAMTTGRFFGDRVVTRLGIKAVLKFSGIFIFTGLAMAVALPMVATAMVGFILVGFGVSCIVPMVFSLAGKSKNMSSSSALASISTVGYLGFVLVPPLVGFISQNFGLRISFSIIALFGGIVVYLVSKLSDHDEQSAPVVFPGFEE; encoded by the coding sequence GTGAACGAAGAAGCCATCCCATCCCGAAGCCCTCAACAATACCGTATAGGCGCTGCCATATTCTTTTTTATCTCGGGTTTTGGATTTTCATCCTGGGCGTCGCGCATCCCAACCATACAAAACCAGCTCCATTTAAACGACGGGCAATTAGGCACCGTGTTGTTTGCCCTACCCATCGGCCTCATGTTTACCATGCCCATTTCCAACTGGTTATTAAGCAAATATAGCAGCAGGGCCATTATGCTTTCCGGCTCGTTGTTTTTATGCGTGATATTGGTTTTAATCGGACTTGCTAACAGTATGCTTCAATTGATTGTGGTACTATTTTTCTTCGGGTCGGCGCGTAACATGATGACGCTTTCTATCAATACACAAGGGGTAGGGGTGCAAGCCTTGTACAGTAAATCTATAATGGCTACCTTTCATGGTATCTGGAGCATGGCCGGTTTTGCGGGTGCGGCAGTCGGGCTGGTAATGGTTTACTTTAATGTGGCGGTACCTTATCATTTTCTCATCATAAGTATACTCCTGGCAGTGCTGACGCTTTATTTTATCAATGATACACTGTACAGTAAACCAAAACCACAACCCCGCAAGCCTGTTTTTTCCCTCCCCGATAGATACCTGTTGAAATTTTCGCTCATTTGTTTCGCCTGTATGGCCTGCGAAAATACCATGTACGACTGGAGCGCCATTTACTTTCAAAAAGCAGTGCATGCCGATAAAACAACCTCAACCGCCGCATTTGTAATTTACCTTGTAGCCATGACCACCGGCCGTTTTTTCGGCGATAGGGTGGTAACCCGCCTGGGCATAAAAGCAGTACTTAAATTTAGCGGTATCTTTATTTTTACAGGCCTTGCAATGGCCGTGGCGCTGCCAATGGTTGCTACCGCTATGGTTGGTTTCATCCTGGTGGGTTTTGGCGTATCCTGTATTGTGCCCATGGTTTTCAGCCTGGCCGGCAAGTCGAAAAACATGAGCAGTTCATCGGCACTGGCTTCCATATCAACTGTAGGCTATCTTGGCTTTGTTTTGGTACCCCCTCTGGTTGGTTTTATTTCGCAGAACTTTGGCTTACGGATTTCTTTCAGCATTATCGCATTGTTTGGAGGCATTGTTGTGTACCTGGTTTCAAAGTTAAGTGATCATGATGAACAAAGCGCGCCGGTTGTATTTCCGGGTTTTGAAGAATAA
- a CDS encoding TonB-dependent receptor plug domain-containing protein, with protein MKKFLLMAIIFGLGFQTIAFAQPGTDAVNTAVSNLKSLLTDHIIEKAYLHFDRPYPYYVAGEVVYFKAYVTLGEKHEASTLSNILHVDLIDKNDVLMQSIVLQLTGGTAWGDFLLPDSLQKGSYRIRAYTQWMRNDKTPYFFDQYISVSSANGGQLAENTTQGLKPNLQFFPEGGSLVADVPARLAYKALGTNGLGTSVKGIVVDNEHKEVAQINSAHLGMGMLNFIPETGKTYKAMVTFADGSQGSVDLPVAQPKGITLSVNTDDPAKIAIVIRANRAYYKENQNKKLNLLVYYAGALKRYSPVLDGEILGLDLPAKDFPTGILKVTLLSETGEPLNERISFIQNPDLLNLALTPDKQVYSARENVQVSLNVKNKEGNPVSGSFSVSVVDESKILVDEDAENTILSYLLLSTEVKGYIEKPNYYFANVTKETRAGLDILMLTQGYRRFEWAALENGSLPVTASAFTAEKTMDISGVFKTKSGVPIPDCVLTLIPKSGGNLQTATTDNEGKFRFSNMDFSAGTAFVLKAMSSSGKKGVLTLDKPLVPPVIAPGEPFNKKYNASADLLMSFQDERKAKIAEAGNLITNQATTDTKGNSSKRLDNYHSSNIGGPGHADQVVLGDAIKDAPSISSGLNGLLHGVQFNNGVPSLQTGVTLSGGGAQIDPMLVIFDGVTLGNGVSVDIINPGSVDAVELLKGASATIYGAAGGQGVLVITTRSSIASEQVISKEMSPGIFSIEPKGFFKALEFYSPAYTGQNAANKPDRRTTIYWKPDVITDASGNSSFSFFNSDGKGTYRVEVQGMDSKGNLGMQVFRYKVQ; from the coding sequence ATGAAGAAGTTTTTATTGATGGCAATTATTTTTGGACTTGGTTTCCAAACAATTGCTTTTGCCCAACCCGGTACCGACGCAGTAAACACTGCGGTATCAAACCTGAAATCTTTACTTACCGATCATATTATAGAAAAGGCGTACCTGCACTTTGACAGGCCTTACCCGTACTATGTAGCCGGCGAGGTGGTGTATTTTAAGGCCTATGTTACCCTGGGCGAAAAGCACGAAGCATCTACCTTAAGCAATATTTTGCATGTCGATCTGATCGATAAGAATGATGTGCTGATGCAGTCCATCGTTTTGCAGCTTACCGGCGGCACTGCCTGGGGCGATTTTCTGTTACCTGATTCCCTGCAAAAGGGAAGCTACCGGATCCGGGCGTATACGCAATGGATGCGCAATGATAAAACGCCGTACTTTTTTGACCAGTACATATCTGTTAGTTCAGCTAATGGCGGGCAACTTGCTGAAAATACTACGCAGGGGCTTAAGCCAAACCTCCAGTTTTTTCCTGAAGGTGGAAGCCTGGTTGCCGACGTGCCCGCCAGGCTCGCTTACAAAGCGCTTGGCACTAATGGGCTCGGCACCAGCGTAAAAGGCATTGTTGTTGATAATGAACACAAGGAGGTTGCACAGATCAACTCCGCCCACCTGGGAATGGGGATGCTTAATTTTATACCCGAAACCGGGAAAACCTATAAAGCCATGGTTACGTTTGCCGATGGCTCCCAAGGCAGTGTCGACCTGCCGGTTGCGCAGCCCAAAGGCATTACATTGTCGGTAAATACCGATGACCCGGCAAAAATTGCGATCGTCATCAGGGCCAACCGCGCTTACTACAAAGAGAATCAGAATAAAAAACTTAACCTGCTGGTATATTATGCGGGAGCCCTGAAACGCTATTCACCGGTACTGGATGGCGAAATTCTTGGCCTCGACCTTCCGGCTAAGGATTTCCCTACCGGGATCTTAAAAGTTACCCTGCTCTCTGAAACAGGGGAGCCATTGAATGAGCGCATCTCGTTTATCCAAAATCCCGATTTGCTAAATCTCGCGTTGACGCCTGATAAACAGGTGTACAGTGCCAGGGAAAACGTACAGGTGAGTTTGAACGTTAAAAACAAAGAAGGCAACCCCGTAAGTGGCTCATTTTCGGTATCGGTTGTTGATGAAAGTAAAATTTTGGTGGATGAGGATGCGGAAAATACCATCTTGTCGTACCTGTTGCTCAGCACCGAAGTAAAAGGATATATCGAAAAGCCAAACTACTATTTTGCAAACGTTACAAAAGAAACCCGTGCCGGGCTTGATATATTAATGCTTACCCAGGGCTACCGCCGGTTTGAATGGGCAGCTCTTGAAAACGGCAGCCTGCCTGTTACAGCAAGCGCTTTTACCGCTGAAAAAACAATGGATATTTCGGGGGTGTTTAAAACCAAAAGCGGTGTGCCCATACCCGATTGTGTCCTCACCCTTATCCCAAAATCCGGTGGCAATCTGCAAACGGCTACAACAGATAACGAGGGGAAATTCCGCTTTTCAAATATGGACTTTTCTGCAGGTACCGCATTTGTATTAAAAGCCATGTCTTCGTCCGGAAAAAAAGGTGTGTTAACGCTTGATAAACCGCTGGTGCCGCCGGTAATTGCACCGGGAGAGCCCTTTAATAAAAAATACAATGCCAGTGCTGACCTGTTGATGTCTTTCCAGGATGAACGTAAAGCAAAAATAGCAGAGGCCGGTAATTTAATAACCAACCAGGCCACAACTGATACTAAGGGCAATTCATCAAAAAGGCTTGATAACTATCATTCGTCCAATATTGGCGGGCCCGGTCATGCCGACCAGGTTGTTTTAGGTGATGCCATCAAGGATGCGCCCTCTATTTCAAGCGGCTTAAACGGTTTGCTGCATGGCGTACAGTTTAATAACGGGGTGCCTTCGCTGCAAACGGGTGTTACGCTTTCAGGCGGTGGTGCCCAGATCGACCCTATGCTGGTAATTTTTGATGGTGTAACACTTGGTAACGGTGTAAGTGTTGATATTATTAATCCGGGTTCGGTTGATGCGGTTGAGTTGTTAAAAGGAGCAAGCGCAACTATTTATGGCGCCGCCGGCGGACAAGGGGTGTTGGTGATCACCACACGCTCAAGCATTGCCTCTGAACAGGTGATCAGTAAAGAAATGTCGCCGGGTATTTTTTCAATTGAACCTAAAGGATTTTTTAAAGCGCTTGAATTTTATTCGCCTGCCTATACCGGCCAGAATGCGGCTAACAAACCGGACCGGCGCACTACCATTTACTGGAAACCGGATGTAATTACCGATGCCTCCGGCAACAGCTCATTCAGCTTTTTTAATTCCGATGGTAAAGGAACTTATAGGGTTGAAGTACAGGGGATGGATAGCAAAGGTAACTTAGGTATGCAGGTATTTAGGTATAAAGTGCAATAA